The Hyla sarda isolate aHylSar1 chromosome 2, aHylSar1.hap1, whole genome shotgun sequence genome includes the window atcagGCCGCCCTTGGAGAGAAAAAGCGCTGCAtaggccaggtgagtgtgtctgtttgtgtgtgtctgtctgtgtgtgtctttgtgtgtgtctctgtgtcgggactatgctacctagtgtggggaaactgctacctattgtgggaaaactactacctaatgtggggaaactatgctacctaatgtggggaaactggtacctaatgtggggaaactatgctacctaatgtggagaatctatgcGACCTAATGATGGGAAACtatattacctaatgtggggaaactatgctacctaatttgggataacaatgctacctaatgtggggaaactgctacctaatgtggggaaactatgccgcctaactaatgtgggtgaacttctACCTACCTAATCCTtttttcactcttggacccaggcagcacatcgTCTTGGGCTGGCCCTGCCTATTCTACCTCTTAAAGGATATTAGATGTGAACCAAAAGCTCTTCTAAACCATCCTAGACCACCATGCATTTCATCCATTTAATAAATGaacatatattgttatataaagTTTTACCACTTTTCTGTGGTCTATCATGCTTACTTCTGCTCTTTTGTCTTCAGCCTAACATCCTGCAATAGACTTCCTGTTCTTGTGTTTAGGACACTCTAGTCGGGAATACAGCCAATTCTATCTCCCACTACACCATCTTGACAATAACCTCTCCCACTTGGTAGGAAGAAGATAGGGTTGGCTGAATTCCCAACTAGAGTGTCATGTACACAGGAACAGAAATTCCATTACAGGATGTACACCAGACAAAATGTTTGCCTGAAGGCAACTGAGCACACAGTTTTAATCAGAAGCCaaagaaatataataaaaaaaagcttatttACCAATATTTGTGCATTCATTAGACAGACGAAAATAGGTTTCCTCATTGTGCACCCCCTTAAAACATATCAGGGTATTAACCTCTAAACTACTCTAGACCTCCAGAGTTATTAGATACAAAACTTTCTAGACCACCATGAATAAAATGTGTCAAAGTTAACCCCTTTATCACCCTTACATATcagagatattaaaggggtactttgcccctagacatcttatcccctatccaaaggataggtgataagatgtctgaacgcttgagacccccgggatctccgctgcggtaccccaaacatccggtgcacaaagcgaacttcgctctgtgccggatgactggcgatgcggaggctcatgacatcatggccacgccctgcttgtgccgtcacagccacgccccctcaatgtacatctatgggagggggcatgacggccatcacgccaactcccatagacttgcattgaggggacgtggccgtgacatcacgagcgtggCCTGGCCGTtaagtcacgagcctctggcactgcatttgatgttctaaacgaacgccgggtgcaacagggagatcacagaggtccccagtagtaggaccccagcaatcagacatcttatcccctaccctttgcataggggataagatgtctaggaccagagtacccctttaagtattaacaACTAAGCCCCCAAAAATATCCCCATAGATAATATGTGCTCTATGGTAAGGCGTTAGGGAAAGCAGCTTTTAGTGATCATTATTGTAATAAACACAGATAGCAAAGGCTGTAACCTCATCTTCTCTTGATATTTCAGGACTCACATTGGATTCTCGCCAGTCCATGGCTAATCTCACTGGATTTATTCTCCTTGGATTCCCGAACCTTGCAGAGAAGTTCAATATCCCGGTCTCCATCGCCCTATTCGTGGTCTACCTCATCTCCTTCTTCTCCAATGGCACAGTCATAGCTCTGATTATTTCTAATCGGCGGCTCTACCAACCCATGTACGTTCTCATCTTAAACCTGGCCATCTCTGATCTGCTCTTCGACACAGTGACATTGCCGAAGATCATTGCCAAATATTGGTTTGAAGATGCATCCATCTCATTTGCTGGTTGTATTTTCCAAGTATTTTGCGCTCATTTCCTGGGGAGCTTCGATTCATACATCCTCTTACTGATGGCTATTGACCGCTATGTGGCAATCTGTAAGCCTCTGAGATATCCCTCCATAGTCACCAATAGACGTACAATCCTGTTTTGCTGCTTCTTCTGGTGTTTCACGTCTTTGATCGGCTTGGTCATTGCCCTCCTGGACGCCACTGTTCCTtactgtggagcaaataaaatccCAAGCTGCTACTGCACCAACACTGGGGTCCTGTCCTTGGTCTGTAAAGACGTGACCCTCCTCAAACGTCTTACTTTCGGGATTGCCATGTTTGTCCATCTGCTTCCATTATCCTTTATCCTTTTCTCCTATGGAGTTATCATCAAGGTCATCATCTCTCAGAATGACAATCGGAGGCGGGCGTTTTATACCTGCGCCACTCACCTGTGTGTAATCGGATTGTATTTCATCCCAAGGATATTTGTGTATATTGCCAATCAAGTCAAGCTGATCCTCAATGATGATATCAacgtcctcatcctctgtatttaTAGCTACGTACCCCATATGGCCAACCCCATTATATACTGTCTTAGCACTAAGGAAATCAGAAGAACTCTTAAAAATATGGCCAAGAGGAGGATCTTGATGAAAACACTTCACCTTTCTGTGATAAATACCGTTACAAAATAAAGTAAATCTGATGTTGATCATTTCAATAATTTTTGGCTGGTTTTGTGTTGTTCATGTCAAATTGCAGATTTtttaagaggtactctgcccctagacatgttatcccctatttaaaggataggggataagatgtctgatcgtggggacccaccgcaatctctgtgcagcacccagcattcgtttagaacgctgggtgccggcagcaggggtcgtgacgtcacgaccacaccgctcatgacgtcacaccatgcctcctcaatgcaagtctatgggaggggacatgacggtcaccacaccccctcctatagacttgcattgagggggcgtggtgtgatgtcttaaggggcatggccgtgatgtcacgacccccaccgcccgctTCAAGAAAACAACAAAATCTCCTGAACGATAgggcagcagagtatccctttaagccatGGTAATGATATAATTTGCCTGCAATACCATAGCTCTCCACATGGTGTATCTATTCAGATAAATGTGACACAATATTCTACAGCACAATCTACTGGTAGGAATGTGTAATGCAGACATTTATGTTTTCTGAAAACTTCAACTGATACATTATTTTCTTTCAAAGGTTAGGAATAAATTCGAACACACAATATGATTCATGTTACATCTATTGTTTTATTAGAGAGGCGCAaatatgtatacatgtatgtatatatatatatatatatatatatatatatatatatatgtggtagcctcgggggtatgtagggtaattggggtgttgctgttctggataataaatggcgctgttaacccttgtcactcgtgacaccagggtgagggttaaatactgtaatggtgctgggcctatcgccacccttcccaagagcgataggtgaatgcgtaataaatggattgtccacaaccactgttgaacttgaaaacttgcaggaacttttactgaagacttTCTGTAGCAGGTAacagcaataacagtccagataacagagtctatttgtagttgagcagcgattgacagttggttgggatcagataagctcaatttagctttaggAAGATTTTGTTgcacagatccgctggatttaggggtgcgtttaggtccagtgatcttgcggagagtagggGGGAATTATATATATCTAACCGCTGTGgaataggccgaggccgcaaggctttggcctagtaaacgtacttgaaagttgcggaggtcctacctcattcagagtctgcaacccaagagagatgctgcttgcttggcagcgcaggaacaagagcgagatgaatggctgcagctcccttatatgggcagggccattttggattggtccaaaacaattgtcactcaccgttacatggcattatgggtgaacacgtgacttaagaaccacccaaggtccttcaacataccatagagttctgtgaaccaagtcacatgacccgcaggtcctgcgacgctaaaccaGTGagtaataaaatatacatatttacaatggcaaTATCTATAAATAtcaacttactaaggggtgactaggggctaattagggaagcggacccccacagtcctagggattctgactttggggaccccccccccccaccaaggcacagtatgaaatacggtgccgggacaccacatatatatatatatatatatatatatatatatatatatcaggtgccGTGAACTGCTAGGcttgactttttgatctctttttataaaacatttttttgggatgtgatgtgaccaaaaatcagcaattttggcattgGGTCTCAACTACTTCCTGTCCCTGGCTACTAATGGTGTCAACTGTATGTGTCTCCTCAGGACACAGATCCAGTTGAAAACAGTAGTGGAGAAGAGAGCCATTGACATCATGTCACTTGCTGTTTCAGGCTgcaaactgttaaaggggtactctaccgccCCAACGTTCGTAACATTtaattccgaatgctgggtgcgggcttcgagggctgccatagacttgccttgaagGGGTGTGGCATAACATCCTGAGAGGCGTGGCAACCCCCGAAGCCTGCACTCAGCATTCGCAACTTATGATCCGAACgccggggcagtggagtacccctttagcagcAGAGGAAGAGACCGATTGAGGTGATGTAATGGAGTCATTGTGTCGTCAGCAAGAAGATGACCCAGCGCTTGGTGTGGGACCAGGGAACAGTATACTTAAtgtacagtggagcaaaaaagtatttagtcagccaccaattgtgcaagttctccctcttaaaaagatgagaggctgtaatgttcatcataggttataacctcaactatgagagacagaatgagaaaaaaaaaatcataaaatcacattgtctgattttttaagaatttatggtggaaaataagtatttggtcaataacaaaagttcacctcaatactttgttatttaccctttgttggcaatgacagaggtcaaacgcttTCTGTAAGtcatcacaaggttttcacacacggtTGCTGGTAttctggcccattcctccatgcagttctcctctagagcagtgatgttttggggctgttgctgggtgacacagactttcaactccctccaaaggttttctatggggttaagatctggagactggctaggccactccaggaccttgaaatgcttcttatgaagccactccttcgttgcccaggctGTGTGttcgggatcattgtcatgctgaaagacccagccacgtttcatcttcaatgcccttgctgatggaaggaggttttcactcaaaatctcactatacatggccccattcattctttcctttacacagatcagttgtcctggtcccttagcagaaaaacccccatgcttcacagtaggtatggtgttctttggatgcaactcagcattctttctcctctaaacacgacaagttgagtttttaccaaaaagttctactttggtttcatctgaccatatgacattctttcaatactcttctggatcatccaaatgctctctagcaaaacttcagacgggcctgtacatatactgacttaagcagggggacacgtctggcactacatgatttgagtccctggcggtgtagtgtgttactgatggtagcctttgttactttgttcccagctctcttcatgtcattcactaggtccccccatgtggttctgggatttttgctcaccattcttgtgatcattttgacaccacggggtgagatcttgcgtggagccccagatcgagggagattatcagtggtattgtttgtcttccattttctaataattgctcctgcagttgatttcttcacaccaagctgcttgcctattgcagattcagtcttcccagcctggtgcaggtctacaattttatttctggtgtccttcgacagctctttggtcttggccatagtagagtttggagtgtgactgtatgaggttgtggacaggtgtcttttatactgataacaagttaaaacaggagccattaatacaggtaatgggtggaggacagaggagactcttaaagaagaagttaaaggtctgtgagaggcagaaatcttgcttgtttgtaggtgaccaaatacttattttccactataatttgccaATAAATTCTTTAACAATCAGACAATGTAACTtcatggattttttctcattctgtctctcatagttgaggttataacctatgatgaaaattacagcctctcatctttataagtgggaaaacttgcacaattggtggctgactaaatactattttgccccactgtatgtagtaAGAAGCTTCTTTAGTATCAGGCTAATCTAAACCTATAAATGATAACCAAGCTCATGTATGGGCTTTGCTCTCTCATTTGTTGAAGTCTAAGTGCCCTTTCTTCTTGACATTCTTCAGCTCGTCCTTCTACAAATGTTTTAACTATTTGTTCCTGGGGTTTCTTTTTTGTTGAGGATATTGTTCCCCTTTTTATCATCAAACGGTCTCTTAGCTAACTTtggactgaaccaatgcacagtcactacctacaataatggactaaaCCAATGcatagtcactacctacaataatgggctaaaccaatgcacagtcactacctacaataatggactaaaccaatgcacagtcacaatAATGGACTTaatcaatgcacagtcactacctacaataatggactaaaccaatgcacagtcactaagTACAATAATGGActaaaccaatgcacagtcactacctacaaaaaTTGActaaaccaatgcacagtcattaCCTGCAATAATGGATAGATCCAATGCAGAAGCACATAAGCTTACTTGGTTATGTAGAAAATATCAAGGTGGTaattagagataagcaaacttacagtaaatttgattcgtcacgaacttctcggctcggcagttgatgacttatcctgcgtaaattagttcagccttcaggtgctccggtgggctggaaaaggtggatacattcctaggaaagagtctcctaggactgtatctaccttttccagcccacaggagcacctgaaagctgaactaatttatgcaggaaaagtcgactgccgagccgagaagtttgtgacgaatcgaatttactgtaagttcgctcatctctagcggtaATCATCCCAATTCTGCTTGACCGATTTGAGCCAAATTGAATTTTACACAAATCTATCAAGGAATTTTCAAATTATCACAGTTGAACACTAGACCTTACTTTGTCTCGTCAACAATATAATGCCGTCCAATTTCAATGGCAGCAATCCAAAGGATTGCGcaga containing:
- the LOC130357568 gene encoding olfactory receptor 6B1-like — translated: MANLTGFILLGFPNLAEKFNIPVSIALFVVYLISFFSNGTVIALIISNRRLYQPMYVLILNLAISDLLFDTVTLPKIIAKYWFEDASISFAGCIFQVFCAHFLGSFDSYILLLMAIDRYVAICKPLRYPSIVTNRRTILFCCFFWCFTSLIGLVIALLDATVPYCGANKIPSCYCTNTGVLSLVCKDVTLLKRLTFGIAMFVHLLPLSFILFSYGVIIKVIISQNDNRRRAFYTCATHLCVIGLYFIPRIFVYIANQVKLILNDDINVLILCIYSYVPHMANPIIYCLSTKEIRRTLKNMAKRRILMKTLHLSVINTVTK